The following coding sequences are from one Leptolyngbya sp. NIES-3755 window:
- a CDS encoding transposase (similar to AA sequence:cyanobase_aa:MAE03690) → MGTMSGCLGYRALEDFVERHQAALLAVMKLPHKRLPSYSTIRRTMVRVDFVALTNAFNAWAQETISVPEQTAIAVDGKSIKASVEEYDSAYQDFVAVVSAFCTQLGVVIGLQARHNGSESEITTVQTLLEVLQVQGVCFSMDALHTQKNR, encoded by the coding sequence ATGGGCACGATGAGTGGCTGTTTGGGCTACCGCGCATTAGAAGATTTTGTGGAGCGACATCAAGCCGCGCTTCTTGCCGTCATGAAGCTTCCACACAAGCGCTTACCCTCATACTCGACGATTCGGCGAACAATGGTGCGGGTCGATTTTGTTGCCTTAACGAATGCCTTTAACGCTTGGGCACAAGAGACAATTTCCGTTCCAGAGCAAACTGCGATTGCGGTAGATGGCAAGAGTATCAAAGCCAGTGTCGAGGAGTATGATAGTGCCTACCAAGATTTTGTCGCAGTTGTCTCTGCATTTTGTACTCAGCTCGGAGTCGTGATTGGACTTCAAGCGAGACACAATGGCAGTGAAAGCGAGATTACAACCGTGCAAACCCTGTTGGAGGTCTTGCAAGTTCAAGGGGTGTGTTTCAGTATGGATGCCTTGCACACCCAAAAAAACCGTTGA
- a CDS encoding unknown protein (similar to AA sequence:cyanobase_aa:alr1397), protein MNGLNLKQYFLTNCGIALIALSSPAVAQITPDTTLPNSSIVETQNPRSLITGGTRVQDNLFHSFSEFSVPTGGSAIFNNDLSIQNIFTRVTGGNLSTIDGLIQTNGAANFFLLNPNGILFGANARLNIGGSFAASTGDRLTFGSQGDYSATNPQAPPLLTISVPIGLGIPLSGSTIVNQGILTVPQTFTLQSDQLQLEGQINAGQDLILRSTNPITSNAQFNTGGSFWIEDFNSSLGSLISSGGTRIRSLGDVNFGRYQGASLQILAGGSINIPNGIRIDSVGNGTVDRVTLSDGTNFAINSQTELTIDIRAGVRPEILNLNGNATPTRSDIQIGGISFADIFGNSRIGNTLITNQFEPNLALPGNINLNAGINAVAIFTRGLNLAIDSRSNVNINNVLLGFSIYENGGDTKILAQGNVDVPYINTASSFKNGGNITIDAGGTLNLLEGLLTRRADSLKKRKEVRNVVSQMTNAFRDGGKTMQSKQVKGDCAEDCKISWSIAITERSDVLTHDDIFRIVEAILNVPMLSDTTAQFFGIRRQGTKVEHGFVNWLSATNTRALDANQALHTYPSCIQSRQGFQNTDRALRGAVSRMFNVICDAISRMLLKLGCNPFVKLGLILLDGNHVVIATVDDLLNGFFGCARHPY, encoded by the coding sequence ATGAATGGCTTGAATTTAAAACAATATTTTCTAACGAACTGTGGGATCGCCTTGATCGCTCTAAGTTCTCCCGCAGTTGCTCAAATTACACCTGATACAACGCTTCCGAATTCCTCGATCGTTGAAACTCAAAATCCTCGATCGCTGATTACGGGAGGAACGAGAGTTCAAGATAATTTATTCCACAGTTTCAGCGAATTCTCAGTCCCAACAGGCGGTTCTGCGATTTTTAACAATGATCTGAGCATTCAGAATATTTTTACCCGTGTTACAGGTGGAAATCTTTCTACGATCGATGGTCTGATCCAAACTAATGGTGCGGCAAATTTCTTTCTGCTGAATCCGAATGGAATCCTATTTGGAGCAAATGCCAGATTGAACATTGGTGGATCGTTTGCAGCGAGTACTGGAGATCGATTGACGTTTGGAAGTCAAGGTGACTATAGTGCGACCAATCCGCAAGCGCCGCCACTGTTAACAATTAGTGTTCCGATTGGATTGGGAATTCCACTGTCGGGAAGCACGATCGTCAATCAGGGAATTCTCACAGTTCCTCAAACATTTACCTTACAGTCTGATCAGTTGCAGCTAGAGGGACAGATCAATGCCGGACAGGATTTGATTCTACGATCGACAAATCCTATTACTAGCAATGCTCAGTTTAATACAGGCGGAAGCTTTTGGATTGAGGATTTCAACAGTAGCTTAGGAAGCTTGATTAGTTCTGGTGGTACTAGGATTCGATCGCTTGGGGATGTTAATTTTGGGCGTTATCAAGGTGCTTCTCTGCAAATTTTGGCAGGAGGATCGATCAACATTCCTAATGGCATTCGGATTGATAGTGTAGGCAATGGAACGGTTGATAGGGTGACATTATCGGATGGAACGAACTTTGCGATCAATTCTCAAACGGAACTGACGATCGACATTCGAGCAGGAGTCAGACCAGAAATTCTAAATCTGAACGGGAACGCGACACCAACACGCTCAGACATTCAGATTGGTGGAATTTCGTTTGCTGATATTTTCGGAAATTCCCGAATTGGAAACACGCTGATTACGAACCAATTTGAGCCGAATTTGGCGTTACCTGGCAATATCAATCTAAATGCTGGAATCAATGCGGTTGCTATCTTTACAAGAGGGCTAAATCTTGCGATCGACAGTCGTAGCAATGTGAATATCAATAATGTTCTTCTTGGTTTCTCAATCTATGAAAATGGAGGAGACACAAAGATTTTGGCTCAAGGTAATGTTGATGTTCCTTATATCAACACTGCAAGTAGCTTTAAGAATGGCGGAAACATTACGATCGATGCAGGTGGAACGCTCAATCTACTTGAAGGACTCCTTACCCGCAGGGCTGATTCATTGAAGAAAAGAAAAGAGGTGAGAAATGTTGTGAGCCAGATGACGAATGCCTTTCGTGATGGAGGCAAAACCATGCAATCGAAACAAGTTAAGGGCGATTGTGCGGAGGATTGCAAAATTAGCTGGAGCATAGCCATCACAGAGCGGAGCGATGTCCTCACGCATGACGACATCTTTCGGATAGTGGAGGCGATTCTCAATGTGCCAATGCTCTCGGACACGACGGCTCAGTTCTTCGGCATCCGTCGCCAAGGAACTAAAGTAGAACATGGTTTCGTGAACTGGCTCAGCGCCACGAATACCCGTGCGCTCGACGCGAATCAAGCGCTGCACACCTACCCAAGCTGCATCCAATCCAGGCAGGGGTTTCAGAACACTGACCGTGCGCTGCGTGGTGCGGTTTCTCGTATGTTCAATGTCATCTGCGATGCTATCAGCAGGATGCTGCTCAAACTGGGTTGCAATCCATTCGTAAAGCTTGGGTTGATTCTTCTTGACGGCAATCACGTAGTCATTGCCACGGTCGATGATTTGCTCAACGGTTTTTTTGGGTGTGCAAGGCATCCATACTGA